Below is a genomic region from Syntrophobacterales bacterium.
TTCCCCGCCCGCGAGGCGGTGTTCACAATCACCCCTGGCCTTCCCGTCATCAGCGGGAGCACCGCCCGCGAGACGCGAAAGACGGAAAAGAGGTTGACGTCAATCGTTTTGATCCAGTCCGCCTCTCCATAACTCAGCACCGTGTTGGGAACCCCGAAGACCGCCCCGGCGTTGTTGCAGAGAATATCGACATGCGGGAAAGCCTCTTTTATTTCCCCGGCCATCTGCGCAATCGAGGAGGTGTCGGTGACATCGACGGCAACGGCAAGCGTCTTTACCTGAAAAGTGTCGGCAAGCTCGGCGGCGATGTCTTTCATTTCCTCGCTCGTCGCTGTCTTTATCGCCAGCTCGGCGGCCACGGGTCTTCCCAGATCGGCAATGACGATATTGCAGCCGGAGGAGGCAAGCGCTGTTGCAATGCCGAAACCGATGCCGCTCGTTTTTCCCGAACCCGTGACGACCGCGGTTTTTCCTTTCAAATCTGGATACATGAGAATCCTCCCGTGTTTAACCGCCTCAACCTTCTTTGTTTGCTAGAAATCAAGCTTCAAATTCTCAAACGCTCTCAACATTTAGAACGGCACGTCTTCATCGGGCAGCGGGCCATCTACCCCGGGGTGCGGCAGAGGCGGTTCCTCGCGCCCGACGTCGGAGTCTCGCTGGCCCTTCGAATCCAGCATCTTCATATCGGAGGCGATGATCTCGGTAAAATATTTCTTGACGCCCTCTTTATCTTCCCAGGATCTGGTCTGAATGCGGCCCTCGACATAAACAAGGCTGCCCTTAACCAGATATTTTCCACAGATTTCAGCCAGTTTTCGATAAGTTACGATACTGTGCCATTCTGTCTTTTGAACCTTCTCGCCGTTTTTATCCTTCCACTGCAAATCAGTAGCTATTCTGAAATTTGTTACCATCGTACCGTCAGGCATGTACTTCACCTCCGGATCCTTCCCCAGCCTGCCTACCAGAATTGCCTTATTGATCATCGCTGTGCCCCTTTCTGAAAACGTAGTTATAATGTTTATAAAACGAATTTTTCCTGAACGGATTCCCGGCCACCATACAGCACCTGGGGAAATGCCGCAATGCAAAAATGTAAAACTCCCCGGAAACTGGGCAGGGCAATAAGGTGCATGTCAGATTGCCCCAGACCGAAGGCGAAGGGGAAAGATGGCATCACCCCTGCCCGGATCGGGACTCCATGCGGGCAATGTACATTCCCTTGCGGTCCCGGTGGTTATAGCGAAAGATTGTATCAACCAGCGGCATGTGCAATTTGCCGAATCTTTCAAAATAGAGGCGGCTCAGCCACATGTAATACTTCTCCATGCTCTTCATGTTCTGCGGAAAACATATTTTGACAAGCTGATTGACGAGCTCCTCCGCCCGATTGTCGAAGAAAGCGGGATTCCCGCCTTGGGGTCCGCCGGGAATGGGCATGTACTCCTGCACAAAAACATACGCCCCGGGCAGCGACCGCAGAAATTGAAAACGCTCGACATCCTCGGCCAGTGTCGCATCAAACCCGTACATGCAGACAAACTCAACATTGTCCTGTCTTTTTCGAAGCCCCAGGTATTCGTAATTGCGCCGCAATACATCAAGATTCCCCACCCCGTTGAGGCTGAAATGGTAGTTGAGGCGGGAAAAACGATAATTCCGGCAGGAAATGCGCCTCAGCAACCCGGCCCGGTTTCTGTCCACAAGCCGCAGGTCAAGGGTCTGATTGAAATTGACCTCCAGTTTTCTTACAGCCATCTCCTCCAGGAATTGCTCCGCCTGAGGGTGGGAAAGGATGTTGTCGTCGAGCAGTACCAGTTTTGTCCTTCCCTGAAGCAAATCGTCAAAATCGCTGACCTGTCTCGGTGCGCCTTCCTTGACGGGGACAAGGCAGAAGCGACAGGCAAAGGGACAACCCCGGGTGAGAAAGCCGACGGCCTTCTCCGCCGTTTCGCTATAAAGGCTGTAATCGGCGGCCATGTTTTCGATTTCGGCAGGCAGCCGCAGTTTCAAATCAAGTCCGGAGCCGCCTGCCTGCAGGCGTTCTCCGAATATTTTCCGAAGCCTCGCCACCCGTTGCAGCGAGGAGTAGCAGTGGAAAACGCAGCTTGCAAAAACCTGCTCCACAGTCTCCACATCCCAGCGCTCCTGCCGCACCAGGGTTGTTTTATATCCGGTGCGGCGGTAAAAGGCGCTCAATTTCATCAGGGCGACATTCGGAATTTTTCCGTCCACATCGATCAGCAGAACCGTTCCGGCGTCCATACGGCCCAGATGGGTGAACCGCCTTTTCGCGGTCGCAGCGACGGGCGCAGGCAGCCCCAGCCTTTTTTCCACAACCTCGCGAGGAAGCGCCTCCGCCGCATCCGCAGGAAGGGCCGCCACAAACTGCATGGTGGGAAACAGGCGATCCAGCGCCGCAATCCAGCCGTTGAATCGGCTATCACGGCAGAATGAGGAAGAAAATCTCCACAGAATAACGCCCGGTCTTTCCAGCGGGTTCAGGTCATGGGGCGTGGCATCCAGCAGATGCCGGACAGCGTCGAGGACGGGGGCGACAGCCTGTATCTGCCAGGGTGTCAATTTTTCCCACTCTCTGGCAAAAGAGACGTCTCTGTCCGTCCAGCGCTCCGTGTCGATCCCGCATTCCTTGCGGAAAAGGGCGCGCAAGAGCTCCATTGTTCTTACCGCCGGCAGGCGCGCCTTCCGGGTTCGGTAGTGGAGTTTTTCAAGAAAGAGCACGGGATCGGTCAAGCAGGCCCCGCTGTCGAAAAGAGACAACAAGCGCCCGGAGCAAACGGTTGTCCGCGAAAAGTCAAAACAGTCCGTGCCTTGATGGAGCTGCCACCTGGGACCGTAGGCCAGCGCGATATTCTGCCGCAAGCTTCGCCCCAGCGGGTTGTGGCGATACGGGATATTGCAGCCGCCGTGGCGGCACTCCTGCCTTGTCATGGTTTGCACGGCGCCCCCCGGCAGCGCCTCAAAGCCCGATGAGACGAGGGGAAATACGTTCGCCGGAACATCGCGGGGGGCGTGTCGGGCAAGGACAAATTCCAGTCTGAGGCTTCTTTTGCTCGGGTTGCCTGCCGAAGGAGGAAATGCCGTGAGGAGGCGGGGGGATTGATTGTCGCCGCAGATCAAGGCAAGCATCCTCAGGCGCTCGGCGGCCCGGGGGGTATCAGGCCAGATCGTCCATTTCCGGAGTTCCGATTCCCCGGAGCGAAAATCCATATTCCCCGCCCCGTTGAGTTCGGCGCCTTCAAAATAAACGGTCAGTATGTGCATCCGCTCTGAATACTCCCCACCCCGCCCTGGCGCAGGGTCTTTGAATAATATGCGCCGCCGTCGCTCCGGCGAAAGCGGCGGTACATTTCGAAATCACCGGATGTCGGCTTCCCCCGGCATGACGATTTGCCGATACCATTATTTGCCCGCATCAGCAAGCCCCATCCACTGAAAAGCAGGGGCCTGCTCTCGGGTGTGGCGAATGGCTGATATTGACTGAAAAATGCAGTTTTGTGAAGGAGTTCTTTCCATTTAACCGTGCCGCGGGCTCCTTACATTTCCTCAATTGCATGTGAAACATGAACCATAACAGCTTTCTTTTTCTCCATGAAATCTCTCCTTCCCGCCCTCGCCATATACACTAAATTCTAAGGGAGGAAGTGTCTCACTCACATTGGCACAGAGGGTCCCCCTGTCCAGTTTTTAGGGAGTGTGTATAATTCCCAGATACAGCTTGAGCCGCCCAAGAAAGAAAAGCTGGAACAATTCCTCGAAAACAAACGCCGCGAGATCGCGGAAGGATAAAATCGCGTGATCATCATCATTTTCTGTTGCCATCCGTGTAAATATGTTTTATAAAATAGCATCTCTTCTGCTATTTTGAGGCGCAAAATGGAATCAATCCCGCGATATTTCATACCTCCTGCCGATCACTTCTTCCTGCTTGGCCCTCGCGGTACGGGCAAGACCTGGTTGACCAGGAGACTTTTTCTCCAGGCGCTGCGGATAGATCTTCTGGATCCGGAAACTTTACGTGCGCTGTCGGCGAGACCAGAGCGTCTGCGCGAGTTGGTAGGGGCCAGGCCGGAAGTCCGGCAGGTGGTCATCGACGAAGTGCAAAAACTGCCGATCTTACTGGATGTGGTCCATCTGCTGATCGAGGAAAAGCAGGGCGTACAGTTTATATTTACCGGCTCGAGCGCCCGCAAACTTCGGCGCGGCGGCATAAATCTCTTGGGCGGACGGGCGGCGCAAAAGACGTTGTATCCCTTCATGGCCGCCGAACTCGGCGCACAATTCAAACTGGAGGAGGCATTGCGCCTGGGCATGCTGCCAATCGTGCGGGGGGGCAAGGCACCCGAGGAAATCCTGCGCGCCTACAACGGCCTCTATCTGCGGGAAGAAGTGCAGATGGAAGGGTTAGTGCGCAATATCGGAAACTTTTCGCGCTTCCTCGAAGCCATCAGCTTTTCGCAGGCGGCCGTGCTCAACCTGGCTAACGTTGCCCGGGATTGCCACGTAAACCGCAAAACGGTGGAGGGCTATCTGGAAATATTGGAGGATCTTTTGCTCGCTTTCCGAGTACCGGTTTTCACCCGGCGGGCAAAGCGCGAACTGGCGGCACATCCGAAGTTCTTCTTTTTTGATGCTGGCGTCTTCCGCGCCAACCGGCCGTCCGGTCCCCTGGATGCTCCGTCGGAGATCGACGGAGCGGCGCTGGAGAGTCTCGTTGCCCAGCATCTGCGGGCCTGGTGCGACTATTCGGCAGGACAACACCAATTGTATTACTGGCAGACACGGTCGCAAGTAGAGGTGGATTTCGTGGTCTATGGCGAGGCTGGGTTGTACGCGCTGGAAGTGAAGAACTCCTCCCAGGTGCGGCCGGAAGATCTGCGCGGGCTTAAAAGCTTCGGCGAAGACTTTCCGGAAAGCCACCGCTGGCTGCTGTATCGGGGGAAGGAGAGATTTTTGCGAGACGGCATCCTCTGTGTACCCTGCGAGGAGTTCCTGCTTCGACTGAAACCAGGCGAGTTTCCAACATGACCATACTCGAAGCCGAAGGATGGGAAAGGAGTGCTGCGCGGCAAAAAGAGCAATCGTTATGCCTGCGCAGGAGGGCAAAAAATTTTTCATAGTGCTTCATTAATTAAGGCACTGTTATTATGTATTTTACAACGACGTATTGAAAATTTTGTCAGTAATAAAATAACCGGCGGTCAGGGAATCGCGCCGGAAGATATTTATCAAATAAAGCCTTGAATAACCAACATAATGGTTGTATGTGGGCGAACAACAATCTCATTTCATATACATAGGCAGGTGTATGTTAATATATGACGATCCCTTCGGTTTCTCTAAAGCCAGTCTCGGGGGCCATTCGGCGCGGTCGATGATGTATCTGGAGATGCGTGCTCTTGTTCAGGCCATGCCCCTCACGGCGACGAAGAATGATTTAGCCCGGGCCATTCTCGATGAAAATGTCCTGGAAAAATCCACTTTGAGCAGTCGCAAGAAGAGTCTTCGCCATTTAAGAGACTTATATGGCTTGGACCGCGAAAAAGCATTGTTCCGCGTTCTCTGGGATTTTGGACACACCGATTTTGATTCCCTGCCCCAGCTCTGCCTGGTTTGTGCCTATGCCCGTGATCCGCAACTGCGCCAGAGCTTCGAGTTGGTTCGCACCCTGCGCCTCGGCGAGGTTCTGGAAAGAACCGCAATGGAACAGCATCTCGAAAACGGTTTTCCTGGCCGCTTCAGTCGGGTCACGAAAGCCTCGATGGCCAGAAACGTAAATACAACTTGGACATTCAGCGGCCACCTCGCAGGTAAAGTAAAAAAGATCAGAAGCTTCCCTGATTTTCGACCCGTTTCAGCAGCTTACGCCATGTTCGTGGGCTACTTGACTGGGCTACGTGGCGAGCGGTTGCTCGACTCTGCCTTTGCCTCACTCGTTTCGTCGAACCGAGCACAATTGCAGGCCTCGCTTTCATTGGCTTCCGCAAAAGGACTGCTTTCACTCAAACAAGCGGCGGGCATTGTGGAATTTGATTTTTCCAATCTTCTCACCCCGGCAGAAGAGGTTCTCCTTCATGAATCGCATTGACCAGTTACTCGAAAACTATCGCAGCCATATTCAAATGCCGCTTCGGCCTGGGCTGCCGGCATCGCAGCGTGTGTGGTTTGCCGTTTATCCTGCCGAGGATGAAAGGCGGCTCATCAATCGCATTGACGATTTCGAGATGGCGACCAAGGAAGCCGGCCATCCTTGGGTGCGCGTCGACCTGAAAGGCAGTTTGGCCCGGTGGCTTGCCTCCGTCGATGAGGAAGAACGGGCCGAATGGTTCAAGAATCCTGGTGATATTGAACTGTATGCCAAAACCGAATGGAAAGATGTTCTCACGGAGTTTTTTCAAAAGGAGGTCGATCGTTCCAGGACACCCGAAAAAACTGTCTTTGCCCTGACGGGATTGATGGACCTTTACGACTTTCTACACGTCTCCGACTTGATTGAGGGTTTGGAAAAAACCTTCCCCGGATACCTGCTCGTTTTTTTCCCTGGCGAGAAAGAGGGGAACACCTATCGTTTTCTCGATGCACGAACTGGATGGAATTACCTCGCGGCCCCGATACTTTCCGAGAAATAACAACAGGAGGCTCCCCAAAGTGAAAACCAAAGAAATCTTCCTCAAGGACCCACTGGCTTGGAAACTCGTCAATGATGGCGTCTCCAGTAACAATACCGATGATCTCGATACGCTGCGGTATGAACTCGAATCATTCGTGTGTGAAGGCGAATACCTCAACGGGATGCGCCGCATTCTTCAAGGCTATCGGGACAGCTTCAATAGTCCCCAGCAGAAAGCAGCATGGATCAGCGGCTTCTATGGCTGCGGTAAATCCCATCTTGCCAAAGTCCTGCGTTACCTTTGGATCAACTTCGCTTTTCCGGACGGTACCACTGCCCGTTCCATCGCCCATCTTCCCGAGGAAATCACCGATCTTCTCACCGAGATCTCGACCCTTGGCAAGCGCCATGACGGTCTGCACATGGCGGGCGGCACCCTGAAATCCGGGGCGGGCAGCGTACGCATGCGTGTCATGGGCCTGTTTTTCAAATCCGTTGGTTTGCCTGAAGGGTATCCCTACGCCAAGTTTATCATCCACTTGAAGCGGGATGGGAAGTTCGATGCCTTCAAAAAAGCTATCGAAGACCAGGGCAAGGATTTCAACAAAGAACTTGGTCGCTTATATACTTCCGGCGCAGTGGCGAAGGCATACGTCCAGTGCAATGACCACCTGAAAGATCCTTCTCAGGTGGGCGCGCTGCTCAGGGCCGAATATCCCAATGTGGACGATGTCAGCATGGATGAGATGCGCGATATTATCCGCGAAGCGCTATCCATCAATGGGAAAATGCCCTGCACGCTTCTGGTGCTTGACGAAATCCAGCAATTCATTGATCAGGACGCGCAGATCGCCCTCGACGTACAGGAAGTTACCGAGACGCTAAGCAAAGAAATGGACGGACGCCTGATGATCGTCGGTACCGGCCAGAGCGCCCTCAACGACATGCCGAATCTCCAGCGCCTGATGGGCCGTTTCACCATCAAGATTCACCTTAAAGACAACGATGTGGAAAAGGTCGTGCGCACCGTCGTCTTGCAGAAGCGTGAAGACAAAAAAGCCCAGATTAAACAGTTGATTGACAAAAACGAAGGGGAAATCACCCGCCAACTCAAGGCAACCAAAATTGCTTCGCAATCGGAGGACGATCTCGCCTACCTCCCGGACTTTCCGATGCTGCCAGTGCGCCGCCGCTTCTGGGAACGCGTTCTTCATTCCGTTGACGCGACCGGAACGGCCGCCCAGATGCGAACCCAGCTCCGTGTCGTTCACGAAGCCTGTCGTGCCTATGCCGATGCCGAACTGGGCGCCATCGTTCCTGCGGACTTCATTTACGATCAGATTGCCAATGATCTTGTCACCACCGGTGAAATGCAAAAGCGGTTTCAGGAAATCATCGAGCAGCAAAAGACCAAACCTGACGGCATCCTGCGCAGCCGCATCTGTTCACTTGTTTTTCTGATCAACAAACTTCCACGTGAACACGGCACCGACCTCGGGATCCGCGCCGAACCCGAACACCTGGCCGACTTGCTCAGTGAAGATCTCGTCACAGGCAGCACCCAACTCCGGCAGCAACTCCCCGTATTGCTGGGGGCCATGGAGCAGGATGGCGTTCTCATGAAGGTGGATAGTGAATACCGCCTGCAAACCACGGAAGGTGCCACCTGGGAGGCTGAATTCCGCAAACGGCGCGCTACCGCACTGAATGACCAACCGTTGATTGCCGCCCGACTGACCCAGTCTCTCGACAAGGCCCTGACGACAGCCCTTGGAAACCCTTCCGTGCTCCACGGCGATGCCAAGGAACGCCGTAAAATTGTTCTTCATCATGGCGAAGGCAAGCCGGAACCAACCGACGCGATTACGCTTTGGGCACGCGATGGTTTCTCGGCCCCGGAAGCATCCGTGCTGGCGGACATCCGCAAACTCAGCACCGACGACCCCACGCTCCACCTGTTCCTTCCCAAAACCCATGCCGACGAACTCAAGAACGCCATCGCCTCCGCTCAGGCCGCTGAGGAGACACTGCACTTCAAAGGCAATCCCACCTCCCAAGAGGGCAAGGAATGCCGCCAATCGATGGTCACCAAACAAAATGCCGAAGGACTGCGCGTTGAGGAACTCATCGGGCAGATCCTTGGTGGCGCACGACTCTTCCTTTCTGGTGGACAAGAGCAGTCTTTTATTGCCCTCAAGGAAGGTGTGGAAGCTTCGGCCAAACAGGTCCTCAACCGGCTCTACCCCAAGTTCCACGACGGCGACTCCGCAAATTGGCCGCAGGTGTACAAAAAAGCCAAGGATGGCTCCCCGGATGCACTGGCACAAGTCGGATTTACCGGCGACCCGCAGAACCACCCGGTATCGTCAGCGATCATCGCCTTCATGGGCTCCGGTAAGACGGGCTTGGAGATCCGCAAGAAGTTCACTGGCATCGATTACGGCTGGCCCCAGGATGCCATCGACGCCGTCTTGACTACATTACTGGCGAGCAACCATCTAAGTGCACGCATCAACGGAAACACGCTTTCGCTGGCAGAGGTGGACCTGAAAAAGCTGAGCCAAGCGACGTTTCGCACAGAGAGCCCGGTCCTTACCGCCGTCCAGAAGCTTGCCATCCGTAAACTCTTCCAGGAAGCGGGTCTTGCGAAAATTGTTCCCGGTGACGAAGCCGCCGACGCACGCCGCTTTATCGCTCATGCCAAAATGATTGCTGCGCAGGCGGGCGGGGACGCACCCGCGCCCATGGCCCCTGCCGCACCAGAGATCGTCGCCCTGGAATCCCTTTCCGGGAATGAACTTCTCATGGCGCTGCATGATCAGCGGGATGCCCTCCTGGCCAAGATCAAGACTTGGCAGACCACGGGTAAAAAGATCAACAAACGCCTTCCCGCCTTTGTGTTGGCCGAAAAACTCGTCGCCCAGGCCGCAGGACTGGCAGAGCAAGCCGAATGGTCTGCGACCCTTACCGCCATCCGCGCCAATCGCTCCCTCCTGGATGATCCTGATCCGGTCGCCACCGTACTCAAAGTAGCCGCCAATGTTTTGCGGGCAGGTCTCACCAGCGCACACAAGGCACATACCGACGAGTTCACGGCTCAGACAACGCGGATCAGCAGCAGCCCGGCTTGGCTGAAAATTACGGAAGAGAAACGCAACTCTCTGCTCACCAGTGCCGGTGCGTTGTAAAAAAAAGCTCCAATTACGGAGACCGATGACGAGCTGCTTCTGGCTCTTCAGTCTTGTTCTCTTGCCAACTGGCGGACACAGACCGATGCCTTGGCCGCCCAGTTCGATAAGGCCCTTGCTGCTGCCATCATTGAGGCAGAGCCCAAAGCCCGGCGCGTGACGCTTGCCGCTGCTACCATTCACGATCAGGCAGAACTTGATGACTGGCTGAATAAATCTAAAACTGCCATCGAAACCGCTTTGAAGGACGGACCGGTGATCCTCTAAGGAATTGACACTCTATGTCCATATCCCTTTCTAAAGAACAGCGAAGACTTCTCGAGAAGGTCACCGCCGATGCCCGCACCCTTGCAGAGTCGGCCTGCCGTGCGGCATTGGAAAACCTGGCGGTCCATGAGAAAGAATACCGTGCCCATATGAGCGTGGAGCAGCGCTTGCTTCGCAATCGACTCCGCTCGCGTGGCCGCGCTCTCGGCGATCAGCGCGACCTGCGCACCGGCATTCAAGACATGCATCATCTCGTTGAACTCGCCGCTTATGAGCACTGGCACCGCCTGCTCTTCACCCGCTTCCTTACGGAGAACAATCTCCTCATCACAGACGAGGCCAATGGCAATATCCCCGTGACTTTTGAGGAATGCGAAGAACTCGCGCCGGAACTCGGCGCACGCGATGGACACGATCTCGCCTGCCGATTCGCCAGCCTCAAACTCCCAGGCGTTTTTCGACGCGACGACCCGGCACTCGACCTCCCGATTGCTCTCAACGACCAGGTGGAACTTCGCAAGCTCCTTGCAGCCCTTCCGTCGGAAGCATTCCGCACCGACGACGCCCTCGGCTGGACCTATCAATTCTGGCAAGCCCAGCGGAAAGAGGAGGTCAACAAGTCCGGCAAAAAGATCGGCGCTGATGAACTCTCTCCCGTCACCCAGCTATTTACCGAGGATTATATGGTGGAGTTCCTTCTCCACAACACCCTTGGTGCGTGGTGGGCTGGCAAGCTCGGGCCTATCAAGGCAAACAGTGAGGAAGAAGCAAGGGCACAGACCAAACTTGCCGCACGCGATGGCGTGCCCGCGATCTCGTGGACCTATTTGCGCTTCGTGCAGGACGAAACGACAAAGACTTGGCTTCCCGCCGCAGGCATCTTTGGCGGTTGGCCAAAATCTGCACGGCTGATTCGTCTGCTTGATCCCTGCATGGGAAGCGGCCACTTCCTGGTGTTTGCCCTGCCACTGCTCGTTCGTCTACGCCTGGAGGAAGAAAAGCTCGGCGCACAAGCGGCAGTGGTTGCGGTTCTCAAGGACAACATTCATGGCCTGGAACTTGATGAACGCTGCACCCAGATTGCTGCGTTTAATGTTGCGCTGACGGCGTGGAAACTCGCGGGCTATCAAGCCTTGCCCAGCCTTAGTTTGGCCTGCTCAGGTCTCGCTCCTATCGCCGGGGAAGCCGAATGGGTAGCCCTCGCTGGCGAGAACGACCGCCTACGGCGCGGCATGAAGCGCCTGCATGGCCTCTTCAAAGATGCCCCTGTACTCGGTAGCCTCATCAACCCCCGTGCGCTCGCCGGAGATCTCATCGAGGCCGAGTTCCACGAACTTGCCCCGCTGCTCACCACCGCACTCGCGTCCAGCGACAACCAAAAAGCCAAAATTGAAAATGACGCTGTCGAACTAGCAGTCATCGCCCAAGGTCTCGCCAAAGCTGCCGAGTTGCTCGCCGGTCAATTCACCCTCGTCATCACAAACGTGCCCTACCTCGGACGAGGTAAGCAGGATGAAGTGCTCAAGGATTACTGCGAGCTTGTCTATCCAGAGGCTAAGACCGACCTCGCCACTTGTTTCGTACAGCGATGCCTGGATTTCTGTGCAGTCGGCAGTGGTTCAATATCGCTGGTTACACCGCAGAGCTGGCTTTTTTTGGGCAGCTACAAAAAACAACGGGAGCACCTGATCAAGACGGAAACCTGGAATCTGCTTGCGCGGTTAGGGCCGGGTGCGTTCGAGGCCATCAGCGGCGAAGTAGTGAATGCCATTCTCATCTCATTGACACATGCAAAATCTACTACCGCCCAAATGTTGCACGGCTTGGATGCCAGTGCTCCGCGCAATGTGGAAGAAAAGGCTTTGTTGTTACGGGACTCTGCGGTAGTGGCAGTGGGGCAAGACGGACAGTTGAGGAATCCAGATACAAGGATTGTTTTCGGGGAAGAAAACTCATCAGAATTATTGGAGAAAATGGCGGAGTCTTTTCAGGGGATCAAGACCGGTGATGACAACCGTTTCAAACGATTTGTATGGGAGCATAATTCCTTCACGAGGTGGAGATTTTCCTGTGGTAGTCCTCAAAGCGGAAGTACGGTTGGTTACTCATATATCTTGGACTGGATAAATGCAGGAAAAGATTTTGCAAGGTTTCAAGGGATGAAAGCATATAATCGGAGTGGAATCTGCCTGACAAACGTTGGACGCATATCATCCTTCTTTTATTTTGGAATGCCTTTTACAAGTGAAATTACGGTAATTGTTCCCAAAAGCGGAACAAAGATACTTCCAGAATTGTACTCATTTGTTGCCGACTCTCAATTTGAAGAAGAAGTCAGGAAGGTTGATCAAAGCTTAGCCGTTTCTACTGCTGTAGTTGTAAAAATCCCCTTCGACCTTGCCCACTGACAACGAGCCGCCGCTGCGAAATACCCCGACAGCCTGCCCAAACCGCACAGCGATGACCCGACACAGTGGCTATTCAACGGTCATCCAAAAGGCGCAGAGCAGCCCTTGCACGTCGCCGTGGCTCGCCTGCTCGGTTACCGCTGGCCGCGCCAGACCGGCAGTAGCTTTCCCGATTGTCCCGCCCTTGGCCCGGATGGGTTGGAATCCTTCACCGACGAAGACGGCATTGTCTGCCTGCCGCCACTCAACCACGAGCAACCGGCCGCTGCCCGCCTGCGTCAGCTCTTGACCGCAGCCCTCGTCTCCTTCGACGAGCGCGCCCTCATCGCCGCGGCCGGGCTGAAGGGCAGTAAATCCAAAACG
It encodes:
- a CDS encoding SDR family oxidoreductase — translated: MYPDLKGKTAVVTGSGKTSGIGFGIATALASSGCNIVIADLGRPVAAELAIKTATSEEMKDIAAELADTFQVKTLAVAVDVTDTSSIAQMAGEIKEAFPHVDILCNNAGAVFGVPNTVLSYGEADWIKTIDVNLFSVFRVSRAVLPLMTGRPGVIVNTASRAGKVPPLFNSAYAIAKAGVIMLTKTMAKELGGAGIRVNAICPGQIKTDLEKWRFGVEAAFLNSTLEEREQEMCKTIPLGYIGLPTDAGSLVAFLASDESRYITGQALNLDGGQCMEL
- a CDS encoding single-stranded DNA-binding protein, whose translation is MINKAILVGRLGKDPEVKYMPDGTMVTNFRIATDLQWKDKNGEKVQKTEWHSIVTYRKLAEICGKYLVKGSLVYVEGRIQTRSWEDKEGVKKYFTEIIASDMKMLDSKGQRDSDVGREEPPLPHPGVDGPLPDEDVPF
- a CDS encoding DUF4143 domain-containing protein, whose product is MESIPRYFIPPADHFFLLGPRGTGKTWLTRRLFLQALRIDLLDPETLRALSARPERLRELVGARPEVRQVVIDEVQKLPILLDVVHLLIEEKQGVQFIFTGSSARKLRRGGINLLGGRAAQKTLYPFMAAELGAQFKLEEALRLGMLPIVRGGKAPEEILRAYNGLYLREEVQMEGLVRNIGNFSRFLEAISFSQAAVLNLANVARDCHVNRKTVEGYLEILEDLLLAFRVPVFTRRAKRELAAHPKFFFFDAGVFRANRPSGPLDAPSEIDGAALESLVAQHLRAWCDYSAGQHQLYYWQTRSQVEVDFVVYGEAGLYALEVKNSSQVRPEDLRGLKSFGEDFPESHRWLLYRGKERFLRDGILCVPCEEFLLRLKPGEFPT
- a CDS encoding DUF1788 domain-containing protein; protein product: MNRIDQLLENYRSHIQMPLRPGLPASQRVWFAVYPAEDERRLINRIDDFEMATKEAGHPWVRVDLKGSLARWLASVDEEERAEWFKNPGDIELYAKTEWKDVLTEFFQKEVDRSRTPEKTVFALTGLMDLYDFLHVSDLIEGLEKTFPGYLLVFFPGEKEGNTYRFLDARTGWNYLAAPILSEK
- the brxC gene encoding BREX system P-loop protein BrxC — translated: MKTKEIFLKDPLAWKLVNDGVSSNNTDDLDTLRYELESFVCEGEYLNGMRRILQGYRDSFNSPQQKAAWISGFYGCGKSHLAKVLRYLWINFAFPDGTTARSIAHLPEEITDLLTEISTLGKRHDGLHMAGGTLKSGAGSVRMRVMGLFFKSVGLPEGYPYAKFIIHLKRDGKFDAFKKAIEDQGKDFNKELGRLYTSGAVAKAYVQCNDHLKDPSQVGALLRAEYPNVDDVSMDEMRDIIREALSINGKMPCTLLVLDEIQQFIDQDAQIALDVQEVTETLSKEMDGRLMIVGTGQSALNDMPNLQRLMGRFTIKIHLKDNDVEKVVRTVVLQKREDKKAQIKQLIDKNEGEITRQLKATKIASQSEDDLAYLPDFPMLPVRRRFWERVLHSVDATGTAAQMRTQLRVVHEACRAYADAELGAIVPADFIYDQIANDLVTTGEMQKRFQEIIEQQKTKPDGILRSRICSLVFLINKLPREHGTDLGIRAEPEHLADLLSEDLVTGSTQLRQQLPVLLGAMEQDGVLMKVDSEYRLQTTEGATWEAEFRKRRATALNDQPLIAARLTQSLDKALTTALGNPSVLHGDAKERRKIVLHHGEGKPEPTDAITLWARDGFSAPEASVLADIRKLSTDDPTLHLFLPKTHADELKNAIASAQAAEETLHFKGNPTSQEGKECRQSMVTKQNAEGLRVEELIGQILGGARLFLSGGQEQSFIALKEGVEASAKQVLNRLYPKFHDGDSANWPQVYKKAKDGSPDALAQVGFTGDPQNHPVSSAIIAFMGSGKTGLEIRKKFTGIDYGWPQDAIDAVLTTLLASNHLSARINGNTLSLAEVDLKKLSQATFRTESPVLTAVQKLAIRKLFQEAGLAKIVPGDEAADARRFIAHAKMIAAQAGGDAPAPMAPAAPEIVALESLSGNELLMALHDQRDALLAKIKTWQTTGKKINKRLPAFVLAEKLVAQAAGLAEQAEWSATLTAIRANRSLLDDPDPVATVLKVAANVLRAGLTSAHKAHTDEFTAQTTRISSSPAWLKITEEKRNSLLTSAGAL